A stretch of DNA from Cryptomeria japonica chromosome 4, Sugi_1.0, whole genome shotgun sequence:
AATTTGTTATTATAAAAGTTTCGAAAGTGACAATTTTTTACATCATCTATTATTTAATTGGGTTggaatttttctttttattgttaAGGTTAGAGCATCATGACTTTTCTATTAGAAAGTTAGTAAACAACCTAATAATTAAGTGCACAAATACCATATCTTGTGATGCTAAAGATTGTAGAGTAGATATAAAACTTCTTAAATAAGAGTCAAGGAATGATAGATATTTCCTCTAACAAATTTACTTAAAACAGGATCCTTTATAATATCTTGTCAATgcaatcatcaaaaaaaaattattataaagattacccctaggggaagagcaccagtagccgtcatagctaacttcgtgcacccacagatcctaaacggtacatcggattttgattattattttttagttGTTTTTGTATGCGACTggattgcttatagctattgatctagcttttgggtagtaacgatgcatgttgtggaatcagttatgtgcacaaagattaaaaaaaaagtacacatttcaaagtgtcgcctgatacctaactaaagatgttccagtaaccatcaactcaaaattgctagtacttgttgacaaatgtcccaatagtggtgcacaaatgggccaattaattacaaaaaatgatcagctattggtagaaaacaaatttattaatggtgttttcactatgacggctattggggtgtcaacatgacaataaggtgacggttattggaactatgttatctattggtactcttcccctaataTACATTAAAAACCTAATCATGTGTTAAAACAATTCTTAATAGTCTAAGAACTAGAGACAATGAGAGACAATGAGAATGCACACAATTTATTTTCTGCTGATCAATTAATAAATAGAATGAATAcagtaaataaatatatttattcttAATCAAAGAACTTCAACAATAAACCACCAACAACTTTGACAATGCCATAATATTTTAGTCTAAAATTAAAGTCAAAGAAATGTTTCCGACACTTTTTTCTTTAGTCGTCTGTATATCGTTCGTAGGTGATGACGGTACACATATTTAATGAGTTTTGCTGTCTGAATTCTCTTAAAATGATGGTTGGAACCACCTAGATTTGAATTTTTCTTGTTGACAGGAAGACCCGGGCCCCCAAAATATATGCACTTTCATATTTGATCTTGACGTTACGAAGCGAAGCTAACGTTTTGTTTTTACAGTAAACCACAAAAATCAGTTTTGCCAATGTCTGGTCTTCAGTCGTAATCACGAATCTTAGACGGCTTCCTTGACTATGACCTGCAAATGTTTTCTCATGCACCTGGTCTTCTTCAACCCTAAATAAAGGTAAACAGATTTATCTGATTAATTTGATGGCCGGAAGATTTGAATTTAAAATGCAACGGAAAAAACAATATGGAGACTGTATCCGCATGAAATGAAATTTGTGGAAGACAACTATAAATTGTAAAGGATCATATTAAAGATAAATAGCATGAAGATTTGAAGTTTTTAGTTTTGGAAGATTTTATgtcaaatttaaataattaatgagTCTAAACTGAATTTCAGTGGAGTTTGATCTCTTCTTCCGTGTATAATCAATAAGATTTGATTCTTCATAGACAAAAATTCAGAAATACTCAATTTCGTCAATAAACCACAATTCTTTTACCACGAAATCAAATTTCGTTACTGTAAACCCTAATAGGGCAATGACACGAATCATTCATTATTCAAACACGTAAATTGAATAGTTGACAAAGAAGTTGGAACTAAGAGCTCATAATTCCTGACTTTGACATTTTTTACAAGAACTCCATTCACACCGACAAAGAATAATATCGTGCAAATGCTTTTAGGTTTGACATTGTCTTGCAATAATTTTCTGACAGAAAATACGTTTGCTTGACATCAACGCGGTGCGCCCCCCCCGCCGGACCAATTGCTTTATAAATACCAGTGCTCTTTATGTTCAAAACAATTGCCGCTGGACGAATCCTTTCTTATAATCCGATTATAGGTACGAATCCTTTCTTATAATCCGATTATACGATAAAATTTTCAGGAGATAGGGTACCAGAACGATGATTCAATCGGCATACAACCCTAACACCCGCACGCCGTTCGTGAGGACCAGCTGCACGACTGCCGGGAGCACCAAGGTTAAAAGCTCTAGGGTTTCCTCGTCTTCTTCCACAAATCTTCGCATTCTCGCTGCCCGAAACAGATCCTCGAAATCTCTGTTAAATGGCGGTAAAGTTTCCGCTGTTGTTGAACTAGCGGCAGATTTGTTGGAAACGAAGGAGAGGCAGCAGAACACGATCCGGAAGAGAGCTGAACTGCGTGTGAATCCGCCGCCACCAGAAGTTGCGCAGACGGACAGATTCAGTCCCGTCGAATTGCAAAACTTTGCAAGGCGGCTCGAAGAGGTTTACAGAAACAGCCCAACGGTGTCTCCAAAAGAGGATTTAGGTCAAGACTGGAGAAAATACCAAGGTTCCAATGACTGGGAAGGGCTTCTGGATCCTTTGAGTCCAAAACTCAGGCGAGAGATTGTAAAATACGGGGAACTCGCCGAGGCGACCTACGCCGCCTTCGACTTCGATGCGCAGTCCAGGTACTGCGGCAGTTGCAGGTACAACCGGCAAAGGCTGCTGGAGAAACTCCACCTTCAGAACACGGGTTACCGGGTCAGCAAGTATCTTTACGCCATGTCTGACGTCCACATGCCCAAGTTCTTCGGGCGGTCGAATTCAATGGACCCGTGGAGCAAAGACTCCAACTGGATGGGCTACGTGGCAGTCAGCAACGATGAGGAGACGAAGCGCCTGGGGAGGCGTGACATCATGGTTGCGTGGCGTGGCACTGTCACACAGCTGGAATGGATGGAGAATCTGCGTGATATTCTTCACCCGGTCGGTGACCTCGGCTCCTCCGAGTGCACCGATATTAAGGTGGAGCGTGGGTTTCTGAGTATTTATACTTCTAAAAATGACGCCACCCGCTATAACAAGCACAGCGCATCGGAACAAGTAATGGAGGAGATACGCCGCTTGGTGGCGCTGTACACGGGGCGTGGTGAGGAGGTGAGCATTAGCATCTGTGGGCATAGCCTCGGTGGCGCCCTAGCGCTTCTTAATGCCTTTGAAATAGCCGCTAAGGGAGTCAATGTGCATGCAAACGACCCAACTCGGAAAGTTCCCGTTACTGTCTTCTCGTTTGGGGCTCCACGAGTGGGGAACGGTGCTTTCAAAGACGCAGTGGAGGAGCACGGCGTGAAGGTCTTACGTGTTGTGGGCAAGCAAGACGTGGTACCCAAAATGCCTGGCATTTTGTTCAATGAAGGAATGGAGAAATATGAGAAAGTAATTGGGCATGTGTTGGAGTCTCTCCCTTGGTCATATAAACATGTAGGGGTTGAATTAGGGTTGGAGATCAAGAAATCTCCGTTCTTGAGGAGTAACCCTGATCTGGCCGGGTGTCATAATTTGGAGGTGTATTTGCATTTGTTGGATGGGTTTGAAAGCTCGAGTGCTCCTTTTCGAGTCGAGGCTCGACGTGATGTGGCTTTGATTAATAAGGCCTGTGATATGTTGCGGAAGGATTTGATGGTGCCCAGCAATTGGCATCAATTGGAAAACAAAGGGTTAGTGCGTAATTGCTATGGAAGGTGGGTACAGCCTGAGAGAGATGCTGATGATGTGCCCTCTCCACACGGTCTAGGCAGCTTTTCAAGTTGATTTTGGGTCATAAGGGGGTATAAAAGCTCCAATTGTACACAATTAATATCAAATTTATTGTGCAGATTCTTTTGGCGAAGATAATTATTGGTTAATGATTTTTTGGATTTATTATTGTGTAATGAAggcatttatttttcaaaattttattctaaaaattatttgtaatttaagCATTTAATTTGTTGTATGTCATTAAGGCTATATATAGTAGGAAAAAAATAAAAGAGTAGAGATTTAGTCCCTACCAAGAACTATATAGGTGCTCTATAAGAAGAAAATGTCTTAATTAGACATTTGGAATagcaaatttaaaaataaatctatGAAAAATATGTAGGAAACGATAGATATTAAAAATCTTATTATACTAAAAAAAAGATTAACATGTATTGCAAGATAGCTATATATAATGGATTTTCTTGCTATATTATTTTATAGTCACACTTGTTTTTGAATTACTATTTTTTGTCGTATCTACGAGTGTAACACATAAGCTCTTCTTTTTAAGACAAAATCTCATTGAATGAAACTTGCAAAAGGATATGGCTAGTGGCCTCTAAGGTCTCTCAGACTTATCATATTGTAGTATTGGGTGGATCAATTATCACGTCAAGATGTGGGATATCTATTTTAACAAATTTGTATGAGTATAATCTAAATTTCGTATTTTTCAAAAACTCAAACCTTTATATATAATAATTTGTTTGTATTTGGTTAGTGGTTCTTTTTTATCCATTCAATTTTACCAATAAATTAAGGATTGGCAAGAAAGTAAAGCGACTAAACAGTTTGTGTCTTTAGTGGTTGGCTAGTTCTAGGTACTTTATGATTGGTTCTATCTTTGGTCCTTTTTGTGTTTAGTAgtcttttgatgtgttttgttttggACTCTTTTTTGCTAGCTATGCACTTCTCATGTGCCCTAGGTGGCACTTTTTAGTGGATATGTGAAGGTAAGAATCTATCCTACTTTTTATTAATCAGAACAATGATGATTTTTTTGGTGTAAGATCAACACTAAAAAAATTAATCGTAATGTTAATTCAACTTGAAAAATCAATGCTAATGAACCAATAACATGAAGTTGAGTTTCAGtttatatattattttgaaattaattGTATCAAGTGATAAAATTAAAGTGATTTCAATCCCTTTCTTTAGTCAAAAAAATTTGAAGCAAATCCTCACTAGAAAAGGTCCAAATTAAGGTCTTCAAGTTTTtttaatctctctaatatattttgaaAAACCATCATTCAATCCTTATTGCCTCCCTACATGCAACTAAAGGTGTCCATCTTtcaagcttgctactttctcaggGACTAGTAGTGGGCACTTGGAAATGAATGTAGCATGTTCCTTctcaaggatatatatatatagatcactCTCCATTTTTCAATAATATTGCTAGAGGTTGAATGCTAAACTTGGAAACATTTTCTCCCAAATGAAAGCTAGAGTAAGCTTAGCTTAGTCATTTAGAATTTGAACAATAATTCTCAAACTTATCTTCTTACTTGGAAATACCTCTATTTCAAATTCTCCATTGAATAACAATGTTTATTTCTTCCAACCCCATTGGGATAACATTTATCCCTTTTGAAATAGGATAGAGATCatcaaaaaaactttttttttgtgGCTAAACactcttggattttattttttcaTCATCCTTACTACTTTTAAGTAACACTTTCTTGGAAATATACACTACTTAAGTACTATAATGTAAAACTTGATGATAAACTATTCTTAAAGATTCGTAGAAACTAATATGTTTGGTTATGTTTCTTAGTGTAATTTATCATTTGGAGGTTCCCATTCAAGCACTCTAATCTAATACAATCTTGGAGATAGAAAATGTTATCTATGCTTTATAAGAATCTCTTAAAAAAACCAATTATTCAATTCATAGAGAATAAGTAGTTTCCTTTGAAGAATCTAGATATTAGTTTTGGAAAGAATCCAATAAAATTAATCAAAGAAAATAGAGTAACTCACCATTGGAATTGGtaaagtctcctccataatgttcaTGTTACATAATGAAGGCAAAAGGAATTggattaatttctaatttctagtATATTAAGAATGTACAACATACTATCAATAATTTTTTTGGAAGGGTGAATATTGACATTCATCTCCTATTCATTAAGAATTCACATCACTTTAATTTGCAATGTAATTGAAATATGTGTTTTTTAGTGATTTGAGTTATAATTGAATTTACAATGCAAttatatatcattttatttttttcaacaatCTTTGATAGTGTCAAGACTTGAAACACTATAATTAACTTTACTTATTCAATTAAACAAACTTGCATATATCTTATCATTAGATGATTATTCTCCATAAACTTCCGATCCAAAACTTCAATGGGGAAGAGATATTTTTGTTGGCTATTTATTCTCCATAAACTTCCTATCCAAAACTCCAATGGGGAAGTCGGCTCTTGCTCTTGCTGCAGGGTCCTTGAGTCTGTTAACCATATCTTTTTTTATTGCTTGTTTGCTAAAGAAACATGGAAAATATTTGGCCACTTTATTGGTAATAATATTAATACCTTAGATGTTGTGATTGGTCATATCCAAAGCCTAAAGAAACATGCTAACTTCTTTTTCTCTACTCTTTCTATTGAAATACTATGGCTTATTTAGAAATATAGGAATGGTAACCTTTTTGATCTAGCAGGGACAGGAACCTTACTGagtctctgaggagactcatctttCATGATATTAATGTACAGGTGATAGTGGCTATGAGGATTGCGCGTAGAAAATTTGAAAGGTTGTTGCAAGATGGAGTTGTTATGATGTTCACAATGGAAACCTCTCATGGCTTCACATGGTCTAGACCCTCCATTGACAAATCCCCTTTGAAATTGGATTAGAAAATATTGTGAGAGAGCTAAACAAACAGAGTGTCAGAGGGAAACATGCTCAAGAGCATAATATTCCAGTGGCTGAAGTGGTCATTCATCCATATCTGAACCCCATACTATGGGGAAAAGTGTTAAGAAGGTATGATGGAACACAAGGTTGGACAACATGGGTGGAAAATATGGGGGATTCTATATCCCTAGATGGAGAGATATTATTTGGTTAATCCTTTTTGTAATATGTATTGATCTCCAATATATATGGGTAATGATCTACAATGTGTATATGTATTTGGACTCTTCAGTCTTATAGGTTCAATTTTTTGAGGGGTGCAACTAGATTTATCCATATGAtgtattgttgactgtgaaactcTCGATGGTGTTATTTTTTGTGTTGAGAACCTCTTATATTTAATAGAAAAGATATTAATTTTTAAGAACTTAAATATTGTGACTCATGAGAGTGATGTTGACCActcattttttatttgattgtttaaattattaataaaaattatttgtCATTAAAAATTGATATTGGAGAAGTCCGAAAAGTGATGAATTTTTTACATCATCCTTTATTAattgaaatatattttttcttttcatctttAAATTTGGATGCATTATGATTTTATAAATTTTCTATTTGAAGtcaatagacaacatattctcatAACTATGATACCCAATAATTATTGATTAAGTTCACAAATACCATATCTCATAATGACAAAGATTGTAGAGTAGATATAACTTCTTTGAATAAGAGATGAAGAATAAAATATATTCGCTCTAACAAATTTACTTTAAATTCAATCTTTTATAATATATTGTAAAATACATTCTGAAGATGAGAAAATGTTAACAAGGTTAGATGCATAAACAAAACATACAATACTAAtaaagaaatcaaaatagaaaataaCCTCTTATACCTTTCTCTTCCTCCTCCGATTGAGCTTGAAGTGGAGTGCACCCTTGAtgtccacttgatttgctccttgacATGGTGGatttgtggattgctctccactacacaacaatatTGGATTTGGGATTTgatttgaatgatgatgatggatgagagggattaggcttAGATGGGATAGGAATTTGGAAttatgaaggtgtcattgatggaTTTGGAATTCAAAAGGTCAGCATAAGACTACATGAAAGGTGaatgatttgtgaggagatgagaccccaatttatagattggaggaggccaaaattgAGGGCTACAattgaaagaaagagtgggagaggattgagaggataaAGTGGGAGAACCAAGAGAttagccataaaggaatttcttgtctccacgctTCTCAAGattcatggggaagagctcccaagtacattgggaagagaaaaagaatattaaattccttgggggaaaggagaaggaattaaaaattttaaaataagaggatgtgtgggaagactaaatgagaaaaggaattaaaaaatccttgggaagaggatgcatggggagattcaaagagttcgaatttccttgaaaggatcaaaattgacccatccctaatcaaggtgttatggatgtgcaaatgattaaggagattgattaggtggaTTAATGAGTGATTGGAGtgtaagtgggaaagttaggaggatgtgacatgaggagagagaatgagtggaggaatataaaactgaacaataatgataagcatgattatagaggaattaattaggctaaatgaTAGGGCTaggaaaggtgatttgtaggaatcacatggttagtttagttaattgaaattaattaactaagtagggtttagaagaaataaatgatatttgaaatgattttagaagaatgaaaaataattaatttttggaTAAATTAATTATAATGTTGTAATGATAAAactaattaaataagatttaagtAATTTTAAGAAGAAGAGGACTAAcgcaattaattaaattgattatgtAAAAAAGCTTAAATTGATTATGTATTAAAACGATTATTAATAATCTAAGAACTTAGAGAAACAATGAGAACGCACTAAATTTATCGTCTGCTGATAAATTAATAAATAGGATGAATACGATAAAACTATTCTTAATCAAACAACTATAACAATAAACTAGCAACGACTTTGACAATGCCATAATATTTTATGGTCTAAAAATAAAGTCAAATGAATGTTTATGACACTTTCTTGTTTAAAAACATTCGCATGTTTGTTAGAGTGAAAGTCGTCTGTATACTGTTCATATATGATGATGACGGTACACATATTTAATGAGTTTTGCGTCTGAATTCTCTTAAAATGATGGTCGATATTAGATTTTAATTTCTCTTGTTGACGGGGAAGCCCAGGGAAAAAAGATGTACCTACATATCTCATCTTGTAGTTGTCGTCACGAAGCGAACCAGTTTTGTTTTGCAAGTGTCTGGTCTTCAGTCATAATCACGCATCTTAGACGGCTTCCTTGACTACGATCTCTAATTGTTTTCTCAAGTACCTGGTCTTCAACCATAAATTAAGGTTTGACATTGTCTTGCAATAATTTTCTAACAGAAAATACGGTTGCTTGACATCAACGCGGTGCGCCCCACCGGACCATTTGCTTTATAAATACCAGTGCTCTTTATGTCCAATTTCATTACCGATGTACGAATCCTTTCTTATAATCCGATTTCACTAATCTTTTCTTATAATCCGATTATACGATAAAATTTTCTGGAGATAGGTTACCAGAACGATGATTCAATCGGCATACATCCCTAACAACCGCACGCCGTTCGTGAGAACCAACTGCACGACTGCCGGGAGCACCAAGGTGAAAAGCTCTAGGGTTTCCTCGTCTTCTTCCACAAATCTTCGCATTCTCGCGGCCCGAAACAGATCCTCGAAATCTCTGTTAAATGGCGGTAAAATTTCAGCTGTTGTTGAACTAGCGGCAGATTTGTCGGAAACAAAGGAGAGGCAGAAGAACACGATCCGGAAGAGAGCTGAACTGCGTGTGAATCCGCCGCCGCCAGAAGCTGCGCAGACGGACAGATTCAGTCCCGTTGAATTGCAAAAATTCGCGAGGCGGCTCGAAGAGGTTTACAGAAACAGCCCAACGGTGTCTCCAAAAGAGGATTTAGGTCACGACTGGAGAAAATACCACGGTTCCAATAACTGGGAAGGGCTTCTCGACCCTTTGAGTCCAAAACTCAGGCGAGAGATTGTAAAATACGGGGAATTCGCACAGGCGACCTACGACGCCTTCGACTTCGATGCGCACTCCAAATACTGCGGCAGTTGCCGGTTCAACCGGCAAAGGCTGCTGGAGAAACTGCACCTGCAAAACACGGGTTACCGGGTCAGCAAGTATCTGTACGCCATGTCTGAC
This window harbors:
- the LOC131065542 gene encoding phospholipase A1-Igamma1, chloroplastic; translated protein: MIQSAYNPNTRTPFVRTSCTTAGSTKVKSSRVSSSSSTNLRILAARNRSSKSLLNGGKVSAVVELAADLLETKERQQNTIRKRAELRVNPPPPEVAQTDRFSPVELQNFARRLEEVYRNSPTVSPKEDLGQDWRKYQGSNDWEGLLDPLSPKLRREIVKYGELAEATYAAFDFDAQSRYCGSCRYNRQRLLEKLHLQNTGYRVSKYLYAMSDVHMPKFFGRSNSMDPWSKDSNWMGYVAVSNDEETKRLGRRDIMVAWRGTVTQLEWMENLRDILHPVGDLGSSECTDIKVERGFLSIYTSKNDATRYNKHSASEQVMEEIRRLVALYTGRGEEVSISICGHSLGGALALLNAFEIAAKGVNVHANDPTRKVPVTVFSFGAPRVGNGAFKDAVEEHGVKVLRVVGKQDVVPKMPGILFNEGMEKYEKVIGHVLESLPWSYKHVGVELGLEIKKSPFLRSNPDLAGCHNLEVYLHLLDGFESSSAPFRVEARRDVALINKACDMLRKDLMVPSNWHQLENKGLVRNCYGRWVQPERDADDVPSPHGLGSFSS